Proteins encoded in a region of the Perca fluviatilis chromosome 8, GENO_Pfluv_1.0, whole genome shotgun sequence genome:
- the ccnd2a gene encoding G1/S-specific cyclin-D2a — protein sequence MELLCLEMDTIIRARPDPNLLCDDRVLQSLLTIEERFLPQYSYFKVVQKDIQPFMRRMVATWMLEVCEEQKCEEEVFPLAMNYLDRFLAVVPTKKCNLQLLGAVCMFLASKLKETRPLTAEKLCIYTDNSIRPQELLEWELVVLGKLKWNLAAVTPNDFIEHIVRRLPLPEDKLALIRKHVQTFIALCATDFRFAMYPPSMIATGSVGAAICGLQLDSADQSQWGDSLTDLLAKITNTEVDVLKECQEQIERVLVSSLREGRQQQQQQQQTQRGPSGKGLDELDQSSTPTDVRDVNL from the exons ATGGAACTGCTCTGCCTCGAAATGGACACCATCATAAGAGCTCGTCCCGATCCGAACCTCCTGTGCGATGACAGAGTCCTGCAGAGCTTGTTGACCATAGAGGAGAGGTTTCTCCCCCAATATTCCTATTTCAAAGTCGTCCAGAAAGACATCCAGCCGTTTATGAGGAGGATGGTCGCTACTTGGATGTTGGAG GTTTGCGAGGAGCAGAAGTGCGAGGAAGAAGTTTTCCCCCTGGCCATGAACTACTTGGACAGATTTCTAGCCGTGGTACCCACCAAAAAGTGTAACCTGCAGCTGCTGGGAGCAGTGTGCATGTTTCTTGCATCCAAATTGAAAGAGACTCGTCCACTAACTGCAGAGAAGCTATGCATCTACACAGATAACTCCATCAGACCGCAGGAGCTGCTG GAATGGGAACTTGTGGTGTTGGGAAAGTTGAAGTGGAACTTGGCAGCAGTAACGCCGAACGACTTCATCGAGCACATTGTGAGGAGGCTGCCGCTGCCCGAGGATAAGCTGGCACTTATACGCAAACACGTCCAGACCTTCATCGCCCTCTGTGCCACAG ATTTCAGATTTGCCATGTACCCTCCCTCCATGATTGCCACAGGAAGTGTGGGGGCAGCGATCTGTGGCCTACAGCTGGATTCAGCTGACCAGTCACAGTGGGGCGACAGTCTTACAGACCTGCTGGCCAAAATCACAAACACAGAAGTG GATGTTCTCAAAGAGTGCCAGGAGCAGATTGAGCGCGTGTTGGTGAGCAGCCTGCGCGAggggcggcagcagcagcagcagcagcagcagacgcAGAGAGGCCCCAGCGGGAAAGGCCTGGACGAGCTCGACCAATCCTCCACACCGACAGACGTCCGTGATGTCAACTTGTGA